One Lucilia cuprina isolate Lc7/37 chromosome 4, ASM2204524v1, whole genome shotgun sequence DNA segment encodes these proteins:
- the LOC111682856 gene encoding serine-rich adhesin for platelets produces MWKCHKCGKPVYFAERKQSLGYDWHPECLRCEECGKRLNPGQHAEHKGVPYCHVPCYGALFGPQLFGHGTRVESHKSFGNKTAFNRPGQQNGPSLPRDHLESKLKVYNQFYDNKSMEVRSREVNNRLILEGALRVYWGVQGVIHLKEDDDQRTFVVRKRNSCRVSKADNDASDKENNDGTESFEAATTTSDQVDAISTDVSLSESMTFDSCSLNEYPELPTTPEDASAQTTGSSVTETLTNGKHEEDSSSTTTTLCDEQSTSNITTTNNNPNNCVSSTLPSKLDKLEKLDWDEIDDLLQVERRVSEKDKVYETMPVRLPSSSPQNSSSSTPTSESSKTMSNQNSTDSTNIEEASPSKSSSTTTSLASSSSSTTTTTSSDNFLTATASLNTTTTADTSTNANTTTSTTTTVDNYETTDDATLKPMDFEDFKRSVHQDYVNGANSFQEHNDDTLKRNQPIDPSRIHDSLKLYNAADNPMSKSFNCEHALRSIDATFINDTLSLKFNEGGSPLKRSPYALQKSGSAQAQLMVTNGRFEKGINRSKSGPSCVVYSSSDDDDDSTLKPRLRRDGAAVDDHHISATIRKSDIPPKFIQIKMNCYPKEGASDCDSSRQDNVQSTTSQSGAAAGDELTQTESLYTATSGGAHHNMNSNTHHHLDNDEQPLHVTEDGVVLRRPPRTGAAAIKRRSGNRRSRTKLKRRCSINGHFYNRETSFFTPPYGSQMSVWVTSLVTTQEVINLLLEKYRVDSAVENFSLFIIRDNGEQKRLKDNEYPLITRIMMGPHEDVAKLFLVDAKKTDEISNEVAQFLNLSLPECRAILERYDQELDREVTKVREKYAELRRRIVGRMESLKVHL; encoded by the exons ATGTGGAAGTGTCATAAGTGCGGTAAACCCGTCTACTTTG CGGAACGCAAACAATCTTTGGGTTATGACTGGCATCCCGAGTGTTTGAGATGTGAAGAATGTGGTAAACGTCTAAATCCGGGACAACATGCTGAG catAAAGGTGTGCCTTATTGTCATGTGCCATGTTATGGTGCTCTTTTTGGACCCCAACTATTTGGCCATGGCACACGTGTGGAATCTCATAAAAGTTTTGGCAATAAAACTGCTTTTAACCGACCCGGTCAACAGAATGGTCCCTCATTACCAAGAGATCATTTGGAGTCTAAATTAAAG GTTTACAATCAATTCTATGACAATAAAAGTATGGAAGTGCGAAGCCGAGAAGTTAACAATCGTTTAATACTTGAAGGAGCTTTACGTGTCTACTGGGGTGTGCAAGGTGTTATACACTTGAAGGAAGATGATGATCAGCGTACATTTGTAGTGCGTAAAAGAAATTCATGTCGTGTATCAAAAGCGGATAAT GATGCTTCtgataaagaaaataatgatgGTACTGAATCATTTGAGGCTGCTACTACAACAAGCGACCAAGTAGATGCCATTTCCACAGACGTTTCGTTAAGTGAAAGTATGACTTTTGATTCATGCAGTTTAAATGAATATCCTGAATTGCCTACAACACCCGAAGATGCTTCGGCTCAAACCACGGGCTCCAGTGTAACAGAGACACTTACGAATGGTAAACATGAAGAAGATTCTTCTTCTACCACCACCACATTGTGTGATGAGCAGTCAACATCGAATATCACAACCACAAACAATAATCCTAACAATTGTGTTAGTTCCACATTACCCTCAAAATTGGACAAATTGGAAAAGTTAGATTGGGACGAAATTGATGATCTGTTACAGGTGGAAAGGCGTGTCAGTGAAAAAGATAAAGTTTATGAAACTATGCCAGTACGTCTGCCCTCGTCTTCGCCACAAAACTCTTCATCTTCAACACCTACTTCTGAAAGTTCTAAAACGATGTCGAATCAAAATAGCACCGATTCAACAAATATTGAAGAGGCTTCGCCCTCGAAATCCTCATCCACCACTACATCACTGGCCAGTTCTTCCTCCTCCACTACCACAACCACTTCTTCCGATAATTTTCTTACGGCCACTGCCTCATTGAATACGACCACTACAGCTGATACCAGCACAAATGCCAATACAACCACTTCAACTACTACTACTGTAGATAATTACGAAACCACCGATGATGCCACTTTGAAACCCATGGATTTTGAGGACTTTAAGCGTAGCGTCCATCAAGACTACGTTAATGGTGCCAATTCTTTTCAGGAACACAATGACGATACTCTTAAGCGCAATCAGCCTATAGATCCCTCACGCATACATGATTCCCTTAAGCTGTACAATGCTGCCGACAATCCCATgagtaaaagttttaattgtgAACATGCTCTGCGGTCTATCGATGCTACTTTTATAAATGATACTTTATCATTAAAATTCAATGAAGGTGGTTCACCTCTGAAACGTTCCCCCTATGCTTTACAGAAAAGTGGTTCTGCGCAGGCGCAATTAATGGTAACAAATGGTCGTTTCGAAAAGGGTATAAATCGCTCAAAGTCGGGTCCATCTTGTGTCGTCTACTCATCCagtgatgacgatgatgattcAACCTTAAAACCACGTCTAAGGCGTGATGGCGCAGCAGTAGATGATCATCATATTTCAGCTACTATACGTAAAAGTGATATACCACCAAAATTCATACAAATCAAAATGAATTGTTATCCCAAAGAAGGTGCCAGCGATTGTGATTCCAGTCGCCAGGATAATGTACAGTCAACAACATCACAAAGTGGTGCTGCGGCGGGTGATGAATTGACTCAGACCGAGTCCTTGTATACGGCTACATCGGGCGGTGCTCATCACAATATGAACAGCAATACACATCATCATTTAGATAATGATGAACAACCGTTGCATGTTACCGAGGATGGTGTGGTATTGAGAAGACCACCTCGTACGGGTGCGGCAGCCATTAAGAGACGTAGTGGTAATAGAAG ATCACGTACTAAATTAAAACGACGTTGTTCTATAAATGGTCACTTTTATAATCGTGAAACTTCGTTCTTTACGCCACCCTATGGTTCACAAATGTCCGTTTGGGTAACATCGCTAGTGACCACACAAGaggttataaatttattattggaAAAATATCGGGTAGATAGTGCAGTAGAGAATTTCTCACTTTTCATTATAAGAGATAATGGTGAACAAAAACGTCTCAAGGATAATGAATATCCTTTAATAACACGTATTATGATGGGACCCCATGAAGATGTAGCCAAATTATTTTTAGTGGATGCCAAGAAAACTGATGAAATAAg CAATGAAGTtgcacaatttttaaatttatcattgcCAGAATGTCGTGCTATACTTGAACGTTATGATCAAGAATTAGATCGAGAAGTTACCAAAGTTAGAGAAAA ATATGCGGAATTGAGACGTCGTATTGTTGGTCGTATGGAATCTCTTAAAGTTCATTTATaa